A single genomic interval of Pseudorca crassidens isolate mPseCra1 chromosome 19, mPseCra1.hap1, whole genome shotgun sequence harbors:
- the INPP5K gene encoding inositol polyphosphate 5-phosphatase K isoform X6, which produces MAAMNPQTELTVRTLSIHVVTWNVASAAPPPDLSDLLQLNNLNLNLDVYVIGLQEMNCGIMSLLSDTAFEDPWSSFFMDVLSPLSFVKVSSVRMQGLLLLIFAKYQHLPFIQILSTKSTPTGLFGYWGNKGGVKIFLKFYGYYVSIVNCHLPPHVANNDQRLEHFDRILEMQNFEAQDVPNILDHDLILWFGDMNFRIEDFGLHFVRESIKNRCYGDLWEKDQLSIAKRHDPLLREFQEGPLLFPPTYKFDKNSSNYDTSEKKRKPAWTDRILWRLKRQPQAAIHTPTLSAPHFTLFLRSYVSHMLYSVSDHKPVTSTFDLELKPLVSAPLITLLPESPCTAESDMLISYSLTADFLSSPWDWIGLYKVGLRHINDYVSYVWVRDNQVSFSDGLNQEQRAGYLVAES; this is translated from the exons ATGGCGGCCATGAACCCACAGACCGAGCTGACAGTCAGGACGCTCAG CATACATGTCGTGACATGGAACGTGGCCTCTGCAGCACCCCCTCCAGACCTCAGTGATCTGCTTCAGCTGAACAACCTGAACCTGAATCTGGACGTGTATGTCATTGG TTTGCAGGAAATGAACTGTGGGATCATGAGCCTCCTTTCTGACACTGCCTTTGAAGACCCATGGAGCAGTTTCTTCATGGATGTGCTTTCCCCTCTGAGCTTCGTCAAG GTCTCCAGTGTCCGCATGCAGGGGCTTCTCTTACTGATCTTTGCCAAGTATCAGCATTTGCCCTTTATCCAGATCCTCTCTACTAAATCCACCCCCACTGGCCTCTTCGGGTACTGG GGGAACAAAGGGGGTGTCAAAATCTTCCTGAAGTTTTACGGCTACTATGTCAGCATCGTCAACTGCCACCTGCCCCCCCACGTGGCCAACAATGACCAGCGGCTGGAGCACTTTGACCGGATCCTGGAGATGCAGAATTTTGAGGCACAGGATGTCCCCAACATCCTGGACCACGA cCTCATTCTATGGTTTGGAGACATGAACTTTCGGATTGAGGACTTTGGGTTGCACTTTGTTCGGGAATCCATAAAAAATCGGTGCTACGGTGACCTGTGGGAGAAGGATCAG CTCAGCATTGCCAAGAGACACGACCCGCTGCTCCGGGAGTTCCAGGAGGGCCCCCTGCTCTTCCCGCCCACCTACAAGTTTGATAAGAACTCCAGCAACTATGACACCAG tgaGAAAAAGCGCAAGCCCGCGTGGACCGACCGCATCCTGTGGAGGCTGAAGCGGCAGCCCCAGGCCGCCATCCACACCCCGACGCTGTCAGCCCCCCACTTCACCCTGTTTCTGAGGAGCTACGTCAGCCACATGCTGTACAGCGTCAGTGACCATAAGCCTGTCACCAGCACCTTTGACTTGGAG CTGAAGCCATTGGTATCTGCCCCACTGATCACCCTGCTGCCcgagagcccgtgcaccgcggaGAGCGACATGCTGATCAGCTACTCCCTGACCGCAGACTTCCTCAGCAGCCCCTGGGACTGGATTGGCCTGTACAAG GTGGGGCTGCGCCACATTAATGACTACGTGTCGTATGTCTGGGTCAGGGACAACCAGGTCTCCTTCAGCGACGGGCTGAACCAG GAACAGAGAGCTGGATACCTAGTCGCTGAGAGCTGA
- the INPP5K gene encoding inositol polyphosphate 5-phosphatase K isoform X4 — MAAMNPQTELTVRTLSIHVVTWNVASAAPPPDLSDLLQLNNLNLNLDVYVIGLQEMNCGIMSLLSDTAFEDPWSSFFMDVLSPLSFVKVSSVRMQGLLLLIFAKYQHLPFIQILSTKSTPTGLFGYWGNKGGVKIFLKFYGYYVSIVNCHLPPHVANNDQRLEHFDRILEMQNFEAQDVPNILDHDLILWFGDMNFRIEDFGLHFVRESIKNRCYGDLWEKDQLSIAKRHDPLLREFQEGPLLFPPTYKFDKNSSNYDTSEKKRKPAWTDRILWRLKRQPQAAIHTPTLSAPHFTLFLRSYVSHMLYSVSDHKPVTSTFDLELKPLVSAPLITLLPESPCTAESDMLISYSLTADFLSSPWDWIGLYKVYIDISDIRETEDQFLLFYYSNNLHSVVGISTPFKIQPRSFLAEGPLDEAQPQI, encoded by the exons ATGGCGGCCATGAACCCACAGACCGAGCTGACAGTCAGGACGCTCAG CATACATGTCGTGACATGGAACGTGGCCTCTGCAGCACCCCCTCCAGACCTCAGTGATCTGCTTCAGCTGAACAACCTGAACCTGAATCTGGACGTGTATGTCATTGG TTTGCAGGAAATGAACTGTGGGATCATGAGCCTCCTTTCTGACACTGCCTTTGAAGACCCATGGAGCAGTTTCTTCATGGATGTGCTTTCCCCTCTGAGCTTCGTCAAG GTCTCCAGTGTCCGCATGCAGGGGCTTCTCTTACTGATCTTTGCCAAGTATCAGCATTTGCCCTTTATCCAGATCCTCTCTACTAAATCCACCCCCACTGGCCTCTTCGGGTACTGG GGGAACAAAGGGGGTGTCAAAATCTTCCTGAAGTTTTACGGCTACTATGTCAGCATCGTCAACTGCCACCTGCCCCCCCACGTGGCCAACAATGACCAGCGGCTGGAGCACTTTGACCGGATCCTGGAGATGCAGAATTTTGAGGCACAGGATGTCCCCAACATCCTGGACCACGA cCTCATTCTATGGTTTGGAGACATGAACTTTCGGATTGAGGACTTTGGGTTGCACTTTGTTCGGGAATCCATAAAAAATCGGTGCTACGGTGACCTGTGGGAGAAGGATCAG CTCAGCATTGCCAAGAGACACGACCCGCTGCTCCGGGAGTTCCAGGAGGGCCCCCTGCTCTTCCCGCCCACCTACAAGTTTGATAAGAACTCCAGCAACTATGACACCAG tgaGAAAAAGCGCAAGCCCGCGTGGACCGACCGCATCCTGTGGAGGCTGAAGCGGCAGCCCCAGGCCGCCATCCACACCCCGACGCTGTCAGCCCCCCACTTCACCCTGTTTCTGAGGAGCTACGTCAGCCACATGCTGTACAGCGTCAGTGACCATAAGCCTGTCACCAGCACCTTTGACTTGGAG CTGAAGCCATTGGTATCTGCCCCACTGATCACCCTGCTGCCcgagagcccgtgcaccgcggaGAGCGACATGCTGATCAGCTACTCCCTGACCGCAGACTTCCTCAGCAGCCCCTGGGACTGGATTGGCCTGTACAAG GTGTACATCGACATTAGTGACATCCGAGAGACTGAGGatcagtttctccttttttacTATAGCAACAACCTACATTCTGTGGTGGGGATAAGCACACCTTTCAAG ATCCAGCCTCGCTCCTTCTTGGCGGAGGGCCCCCTGGATGAAGCCCAACCACAGATCTGA
- the INPP5K gene encoding inositol polyphosphate 5-phosphatase K isoform X2 yields MAAMNPQTELTVRTLSIHVVTWNVASAAPPPDLSDLLQLNNLNLNLDVYVIGLQEMNCGIMSLLSDTAFEDPWSSFFMDVLSPLSFVKVSSVRMQGLLLLIFAKYQHLPFIQILSTKSTPTGLFGYWGNKGGVKIFLKFYGYYVSIVNCHLPPHVANNDQRLEHFDRILEMQNFEAQDVPNILDHDLILWFGDMNFRIEDFGLHFVRESIKNRCYGDLWEKDQLSIAKRHDPLLREFQEGPLLFPPTYKFDKNSSNYDTSEKKRKPAWTDRILWRLKRQPQAAIHTPTLSAPHFTLFLRSYVSHMLYSVSDHKPVTSTFDLELKPLVSAPLITLLPESPCTAESDMLISYSLTADFLSSPWDWIGLYKVGLRHINDYVSYVWVRDNQVSFSDGLNQVYIDISDIRETEDQFLLFYYSNNLHSVVGISTPFKIQPRSFLAEGPLDEAQPQI; encoded by the exons ATGGCGGCCATGAACCCACAGACCGAGCTGACAGTCAGGACGCTCAG CATACATGTCGTGACATGGAACGTGGCCTCTGCAGCACCCCCTCCAGACCTCAGTGATCTGCTTCAGCTGAACAACCTGAACCTGAATCTGGACGTGTATGTCATTGG TTTGCAGGAAATGAACTGTGGGATCATGAGCCTCCTTTCTGACACTGCCTTTGAAGACCCATGGAGCAGTTTCTTCATGGATGTGCTTTCCCCTCTGAGCTTCGTCAAG GTCTCCAGTGTCCGCATGCAGGGGCTTCTCTTACTGATCTTTGCCAAGTATCAGCATTTGCCCTTTATCCAGATCCTCTCTACTAAATCCACCCCCACTGGCCTCTTCGGGTACTGG GGGAACAAAGGGGGTGTCAAAATCTTCCTGAAGTTTTACGGCTACTATGTCAGCATCGTCAACTGCCACCTGCCCCCCCACGTGGCCAACAATGACCAGCGGCTGGAGCACTTTGACCGGATCCTGGAGATGCAGAATTTTGAGGCACAGGATGTCCCCAACATCCTGGACCACGA cCTCATTCTATGGTTTGGAGACATGAACTTTCGGATTGAGGACTTTGGGTTGCACTTTGTTCGGGAATCCATAAAAAATCGGTGCTACGGTGACCTGTGGGAGAAGGATCAG CTCAGCATTGCCAAGAGACACGACCCGCTGCTCCGGGAGTTCCAGGAGGGCCCCCTGCTCTTCCCGCCCACCTACAAGTTTGATAAGAACTCCAGCAACTATGACACCAG tgaGAAAAAGCGCAAGCCCGCGTGGACCGACCGCATCCTGTGGAGGCTGAAGCGGCAGCCCCAGGCCGCCATCCACACCCCGACGCTGTCAGCCCCCCACTTCACCCTGTTTCTGAGGAGCTACGTCAGCCACATGCTGTACAGCGTCAGTGACCATAAGCCTGTCACCAGCACCTTTGACTTGGAG CTGAAGCCATTGGTATCTGCCCCACTGATCACCCTGCTGCCcgagagcccgtgcaccgcggaGAGCGACATGCTGATCAGCTACTCCCTGACCGCAGACTTCCTCAGCAGCCCCTGGGACTGGATTGGCCTGTACAAG GTGGGGCTGCGCCACATTAATGACTACGTGTCGTATGTCTGGGTCAGGGACAACCAGGTCTCCTTCAGCGACGGGCTGAACCAG GTGTACATCGACATTAGTGACATCCGAGAGACTGAGGatcagtttctccttttttacTATAGCAACAACCTACATTCTGTGGTGGGGATAAGCACACCTTTCAAG ATCCAGCCTCGCTCCTTCTTGGCGGAGGGCCCCCTGGATGAAGCCCAACCACAGATCTGA
- the INPP5K gene encoding inositol polyphosphate 5-phosphatase K isoform X1, with protein MQKHTFPIQTTADCGAAVSRRSPLSVTWMRAHPPSSMASLLSIHVVTWNVASAAPPPDLSDLLQLNNLNLNLDVYVIGLQEMNCGIMSLLSDTAFEDPWSSFFMDVLSPLSFVKVSSVRMQGLLLLIFAKYQHLPFIQILSTKSTPTGLFGYWGNKGGVKIFLKFYGYYVSIVNCHLPPHVANNDQRLEHFDRILEMQNFEAQDVPNILDHDLILWFGDMNFRIEDFGLHFVRESIKNRCYGDLWEKDQLSIAKRHDPLLREFQEGPLLFPPTYKFDKNSSNYDTSEKKRKPAWTDRILWRLKRQPQAAIHTPTLSAPHFTLFLRSYVSHMLYSVSDHKPVTSTFDLELKPLVSAPLITLLPESPCTAESDMLISYSLTADFLSSPWDWIGLYKVGLRHINDYVSYVWVRDNQVSFSDGLNQVYIDISDIRETEDQFLLFYYSNNLHSVVGISTPFKIQPRSFLAEGPLDEAQPQI; from the exons ATGCAGAAACACACGTTTCCCATTCAGACTACAGCGGATTGTGGTGCAGCCGTTAGCAGGCGCAGCCCCCTGTCTGTTACCTGGATGAGGGCTCATCCTCCTTCCTCCATGGCTTCCCTTCTCAGCATACATGTCGTGACATGGAACGTGGCCTCTGCAGCACCCCCTCCAGACCTCAGTGATCTGCTTCAGCTGAACAACCTGAACCTGAATCTGGACGTGTATGTCATTGG TTTGCAGGAAATGAACTGTGGGATCATGAGCCTCCTTTCTGACACTGCCTTTGAAGACCCATGGAGCAGTTTCTTCATGGATGTGCTTTCCCCTCTGAGCTTCGTCAAG GTCTCCAGTGTCCGCATGCAGGGGCTTCTCTTACTGATCTTTGCCAAGTATCAGCATTTGCCCTTTATCCAGATCCTCTCTACTAAATCCACCCCCACTGGCCTCTTCGGGTACTGG GGGAACAAAGGGGGTGTCAAAATCTTCCTGAAGTTTTACGGCTACTATGTCAGCATCGTCAACTGCCACCTGCCCCCCCACGTGGCCAACAATGACCAGCGGCTGGAGCACTTTGACCGGATCCTGGAGATGCAGAATTTTGAGGCACAGGATGTCCCCAACATCCTGGACCACGA cCTCATTCTATGGTTTGGAGACATGAACTTTCGGATTGAGGACTTTGGGTTGCACTTTGTTCGGGAATCCATAAAAAATCGGTGCTACGGTGACCTGTGGGAGAAGGATCAG CTCAGCATTGCCAAGAGACACGACCCGCTGCTCCGGGAGTTCCAGGAGGGCCCCCTGCTCTTCCCGCCCACCTACAAGTTTGATAAGAACTCCAGCAACTATGACACCAG tgaGAAAAAGCGCAAGCCCGCGTGGACCGACCGCATCCTGTGGAGGCTGAAGCGGCAGCCCCAGGCCGCCATCCACACCCCGACGCTGTCAGCCCCCCACTTCACCCTGTTTCTGAGGAGCTACGTCAGCCACATGCTGTACAGCGTCAGTGACCATAAGCCTGTCACCAGCACCTTTGACTTGGAG CTGAAGCCATTGGTATCTGCCCCACTGATCACCCTGCTGCCcgagagcccgtgcaccgcggaGAGCGACATGCTGATCAGCTACTCCCTGACCGCAGACTTCCTCAGCAGCCCCTGGGACTGGATTGGCCTGTACAAG GTGGGGCTGCGCCACATTAATGACTACGTGTCGTATGTCTGGGTCAGGGACAACCAGGTCTCCTTCAGCGACGGGCTGAACCAG GTGTACATCGACATTAGTGACATCCGAGAGACTGAGGatcagtttctccttttttacTATAGCAACAACCTACATTCTGTGGTGGGGATAAGCACACCTTTCAAG ATCCAGCCTCGCTCCTTCTTGGCGGAGGGCCCCCTGGATGAAGCCCAACCACAGATCTGA
- the INPP5K gene encoding inositol polyphosphate 5-phosphatase K isoform X3, whose amino-acid sequence MRAHPPSSMASLLSIHVVTWNVASAAPPPDLSDLLQLNNLNLNLDVYVIGLQEMNCGIMSLLSDTAFEDPWSSFFMDVLSPLSFVKVSSVRMQGLLLLIFAKYQHLPFIQILSTKSTPTGLFGYWGNKGGVKIFLKFYGYYVSIVNCHLPPHVANNDQRLEHFDRILEMQNFEAQDVPNILDHDLILWFGDMNFRIEDFGLHFVRESIKNRCYGDLWEKDQLSIAKRHDPLLREFQEGPLLFPPTYKFDKNSSNYDTSEKKRKPAWTDRILWRLKRQPQAAIHTPTLSAPHFTLFLRSYVSHMLYSVSDHKPVTSTFDLELKPLVSAPLITLLPESPCTAESDMLISYSLTADFLSSPWDWIGLYKVGLRHINDYVSYVWVRDNQVSFSDGLNQVYIDISDIRETEDQFLLFYYSNNLHSVVGISTPFKIQPRSFLAEGPLDEAQPQI is encoded by the exons ATGAGGGCTCATCCTCCTTCCTCCATGGCTTCCCTTCTCAGCATACATGTCGTGACATGGAACGTGGCCTCTGCAGCACCCCCTCCAGACCTCAGTGATCTGCTTCAGCTGAACAACCTGAACCTGAATCTGGACGTGTATGTCATTGG TTTGCAGGAAATGAACTGTGGGATCATGAGCCTCCTTTCTGACACTGCCTTTGAAGACCCATGGAGCAGTTTCTTCATGGATGTGCTTTCCCCTCTGAGCTTCGTCAAG GTCTCCAGTGTCCGCATGCAGGGGCTTCTCTTACTGATCTTTGCCAAGTATCAGCATTTGCCCTTTATCCAGATCCTCTCTACTAAATCCACCCCCACTGGCCTCTTCGGGTACTGG GGGAACAAAGGGGGTGTCAAAATCTTCCTGAAGTTTTACGGCTACTATGTCAGCATCGTCAACTGCCACCTGCCCCCCCACGTGGCCAACAATGACCAGCGGCTGGAGCACTTTGACCGGATCCTGGAGATGCAGAATTTTGAGGCACAGGATGTCCCCAACATCCTGGACCACGA cCTCATTCTATGGTTTGGAGACATGAACTTTCGGATTGAGGACTTTGGGTTGCACTTTGTTCGGGAATCCATAAAAAATCGGTGCTACGGTGACCTGTGGGAGAAGGATCAG CTCAGCATTGCCAAGAGACACGACCCGCTGCTCCGGGAGTTCCAGGAGGGCCCCCTGCTCTTCCCGCCCACCTACAAGTTTGATAAGAACTCCAGCAACTATGACACCAG tgaGAAAAAGCGCAAGCCCGCGTGGACCGACCGCATCCTGTGGAGGCTGAAGCGGCAGCCCCAGGCCGCCATCCACACCCCGACGCTGTCAGCCCCCCACTTCACCCTGTTTCTGAGGAGCTACGTCAGCCACATGCTGTACAGCGTCAGTGACCATAAGCCTGTCACCAGCACCTTTGACTTGGAG CTGAAGCCATTGGTATCTGCCCCACTGATCACCCTGCTGCCcgagagcccgtgcaccgcggaGAGCGACATGCTGATCAGCTACTCCCTGACCGCAGACTTCCTCAGCAGCCCCTGGGACTGGATTGGCCTGTACAAG GTGGGGCTGCGCCACATTAATGACTACGTGTCGTATGTCTGGGTCAGGGACAACCAGGTCTCCTTCAGCGACGGGCTGAACCAG GTGTACATCGACATTAGTGACATCCGAGAGACTGAGGatcagtttctccttttttacTATAGCAACAACCTACATTCTGTGGTGGGGATAAGCACACCTTTCAAG ATCCAGCCTCGCTCCTTCTTGGCGGAGGGCCCCCTGGATGAAGCCCAACCACAGATCTGA
- the INPP5K gene encoding inositol polyphosphate 5-phosphatase K isoform X5 produces MSLGRCLQGPSRIPISEISLQEMNCGIMSLLSDTAFEDPWSSFFMDVLSPLSFVKVSSVRMQGLLLLIFAKYQHLPFIQILSTKSTPTGLFGYWGNKGGVKIFLKFYGYYVSIVNCHLPPHVANNDQRLEHFDRILEMQNFEAQDVPNILDHDLILWFGDMNFRIEDFGLHFVRESIKNRCYGDLWEKDQLSIAKRHDPLLREFQEGPLLFPPTYKFDKNSSNYDTSEKKRKPAWTDRILWRLKRQPQAAIHTPTLSAPHFTLFLRSYVSHMLYSVSDHKPVTSTFDLELKPLVSAPLITLLPESPCTAESDMLISYSLTADFLSSPWDWIGLYKVGLRHINDYVSYVWVRDNQVSFSDGLNQVYIDISDIRETEDQFLLFYYSNNLHSVVGISTPFKIQPRSFLAEGPLDEAQPQI; encoded by the exons ATGTCATTGGGTAGGTGTCTGCAGGGCCCGTCACGCATCCCTATATCTGAGATCAG TTTGCAGGAAATGAACTGTGGGATCATGAGCCTCCTTTCTGACACTGCCTTTGAAGACCCATGGAGCAGTTTCTTCATGGATGTGCTTTCCCCTCTGAGCTTCGTCAAG GTCTCCAGTGTCCGCATGCAGGGGCTTCTCTTACTGATCTTTGCCAAGTATCAGCATTTGCCCTTTATCCAGATCCTCTCTACTAAATCCACCCCCACTGGCCTCTTCGGGTACTGG GGGAACAAAGGGGGTGTCAAAATCTTCCTGAAGTTTTACGGCTACTATGTCAGCATCGTCAACTGCCACCTGCCCCCCCACGTGGCCAACAATGACCAGCGGCTGGAGCACTTTGACCGGATCCTGGAGATGCAGAATTTTGAGGCACAGGATGTCCCCAACATCCTGGACCACGA cCTCATTCTATGGTTTGGAGACATGAACTTTCGGATTGAGGACTTTGGGTTGCACTTTGTTCGGGAATCCATAAAAAATCGGTGCTACGGTGACCTGTGGGAGAAGGATCAG CTCAGCATTGCCAAGAGACACGACCCGCTGCTCCGGGAGTTCCAGGAGGGCCCCCTGCTCTTCCCGCCCACCTACAAGTTTGATAAGAACTCCAGCAACTATGACACCAG tgaGAAAAAGCGCAAGCCCGCGTGGACCGACCGCATCCTGTGGAGGCTGAAGCGGCAGCCCCAGGCCGCCATCCACACCCCGACGCTGTCAGCCCCCCACTTCACCCTGTTTCTGAGGAGCTACGTCAGCCACATGCTGTACAGCGTCAGTGACCATAAGCCTGTCACCAGCACCTTTGACTTGGAG CTGAAGCCATTGGTATCTGCCCCACTGATCACCCTGCTGCCcgagagcccgtgcaccgcggaGAGCGACATGCTGATCAGCTACTCCCTGACCGCAGACTTCCTCAGCAGCCCCTGGGACTGGATTGGCCTGTACAAG GTGGGGCTGCGCCACATTAATGACTACGTGTCGTATGTCTGGGTCAGGGACAACCAGGTCTCCTTCAGCGACGGGCTGAACCAG GTGTACATCGACATTAGTGACATCCGAGAGACTGAGGatcagtttctccttttttacTATAGCAACAACCTACATTCTGTGGTGGGGATAAGCACACCTTTCAAG ATCCAGCCTCGCTCCTTCTTGGCGGAGGGCCCCCTGGATGAAGCCCAACCACAGATCTGA